In a single window of the Salvelinus alpinus chromosome 15, SLU_Salpinus.1, whole genome shotgun sequence genome:
- the tm2d1 gene encoding TM2 domain-containing protein 1, protein MAFPRSRLFSLRTISLGILFYCTYCHFQFVLANDVDSCESLRLGQYLCKEPRIDDATQEPENCKDMIAWVECLPAPNVSCRLSNGTEFRFSGEEVGFNKSLPCRNVSGYSYKVAVALSLFLGWLGADRFYLGYPALGLLKFCTVGFCGIGSLVDFMLISMQIVGPSDKSDYIVDYYGARLTRLSITNETYRRTQMSP, encoded by the exons ATGGCGTTTCCCAGAAGTCGTCTGTTTTCTTTACGGACCATATCGTTGGGCATTTTGTTTTACTGTACGTATTGCCATTTCCAATTTGTTCTAGCAAATGATGTCGATAGTTGTGAAAGTCTACGCCTGGGACAATATC TTTGTAAAGAACCAAGGATAGACGATGCCACTCAAGAACCTGAGAATTGCAAGGACATGATTGCTTGGG TGGAATGCCTACCTGCTCCAAACGTCAGCTGCCGCTTGTCCAATGGGACAGAGTTTCGATTCAGCGGAGAGGAAGTGGGCTTTAACAAAAGCCTCCCTTGCAGgaatgt GAGCGGTTACTCCTACAAAGTAGCGGTGGCCCTGTCGCTCTTCCTGGGATGGTTAGGAGCAGATCGCTTCTACCTGGGATACCCAGCTTTAG ggctGCTCAAATTCTGCACAGTTGGTTTCTGTGGGATTGGGAGCTTGGTGGATTTCATGTTGATCTCAATGCAG ATTGTGGGTCCGTCAGATAAGTCTGACTACATAGTGGACTACTACGGTGCCAGACTCACACGCCTCTCCATCACCAATGAGACTTACAGAAGAACCCAGATGTCTCCCTGA